One part of the Candidatus Aegiribacteria sp. genome encodes these proteins:
- the folD gene encoding bifunctional methylenetetrahydrofolate dehydrogenase/methenyltetrahydrofolate cyclohydrolase FolD, whose protein sequence is MTESSVLSGRKFAKEVRKNLSEEIERIGGRPPGLAVVIVGDDPASQVYVSMKDKACRKVGIVSTAVKLAETVSQEELLKEIDHLNNDSSIDGILCQLPLPDHISADTVASAILPEKDVDGFHPENVGRLWRGEDGLFPCTPVGIIALMKHSGINFDGADAVIVGRSNIVGKPMAALLLREHATVTLAHSHTSDLKGLCGNADILVAAVGRPHFIKREFVKPGATVIDVGISRTEEGLVGDVDFDNIVDICGAITPVPGGVGPLTIAFLMSNTVKAWKRNL, encoded by the coding sequence ATGACTGAATCATCGGTACTATCGGGAAGAAAATTCGCGAAGGAAGTACGGAAGAACCTCTCGGAAGAGATCGAACGTATCGGTGGCCGGCCTCCAGGGCTGGCCGTCGTTATCGTTGGAGATGATCCGGCAAGCCAGGTTTATGTTTCTATGAAGGATAAAGCCTGCAGAAAAGTCGGAATAGTCAGTACCGCTGTAAAACTTGCGGAAACGGTATCGCAGGAGGAACTTCTGAAGGAGATAGACCATCTCAACAACGATTCTTCCATTGATGGTATTCTGTGCCAGCTGCCCCTTCCCGATCATATTTCCGCGGATACTGTAGCTTCCGCGATACTGCCTGAAAAGGACGTTGACGGTTTCCATCCGGAGAACGTTGGCAGGCTCTGGAGGGGCGAGGATGGATTATTTCCATGTACCCCTGTTGGAATCATCGCCCTGATGAAGCACAGCGGTATCAATTTTGACGGAGCCGATGCTGTTATTGTGGGAAGAAGCAATATAGTCGGTAAACCAATGGCCGCCCTTCTTCTGCGTGAACACGCAACGGTGACACTTGCCCACTCACACACCTCGGATTTGAAGGGTCTCTGCGGCAACGCCGATATACTCGTAGCGGCGGTGGGACGCCCTCATTTTATAAAAAGGGAATTCGTCAAACCGGGCGCGACGGTAATTGATGTCGGCATCAGCCGAACCGAGGAAGGCCTTGTCGGTGATGTCGATTTTGATAACATCGTTGATATCTGCGGAGCGATAACGCCGGTTCCCGGCGGAGTAGGCCCCCTCACGATAGCTTTCCTCATGTCCAATACCGTGAAAGCCTGGAAACGGAACCTGTAG
- the rplU gene encoding 50S ribosomal protein L21 produces the protein MYAIVETGGFQFKVEPGMKLNVPRIASKEGDSVKLEKVLLLGDGDDVKVGSPLVENASVEAEVLEHGRGKKIIVYKRKRRKGYERTQGHRQDYTRIEIKSIDQE, from the coding sequence TTGTACGCTATAGTTGAAACCGGTGGATTTCAGTTCAAGGTGGAACCCGGAATGAAATTGAATGTACCCCGAATCGCATCGAAAGAGGGCGATTCTGTAAAACTTGAAAAGGTTCTGCTGCTTGGTGATGGCGATGACGTAAAAGTCGGATCTCCCCTGGTTGAAAACGCTTCTGTGGAAGCGGAAGTGCTGGAGCACGGCAGAGGCAAAAAAATCATCGTCTACAAGCGAAAAAGACGCAAGGGATACGAAAGAACACAGGGACATCGCCAGGACTACACTAGAATTGAGATCAAGTCGATAGACCAGGAATAG